The following are from one region of the Mesorhizobium sp. B2-8-5 genome:
- a CDS encoding VOC family protein, whose protein sequence is MSELPFAATTPVSVSRVGLKAQDAESLASYYRAVVGLQELSRADGAITLGAANRPLLVLEQDSSAKPDDPRSAGLFHTAFLLPSRADLGRWISHAAASRIGIEGASDHLVSEALYLTDPEGNGIEIYADRRPQDWKWNGDKIAMATERLNLPAVVGSVPAGDAGWQGAPENTIVGHVHLRVGRPEDAEAWWHDQFGFDTVAKYGGQAVFLSSGHYHHHIGANAWQSAGAGRRDPSRSGLAWVEMRSDNVKQETSREDPWGTVIRTVPGKA, encoded by the coding sequence ATGAGCGAACTGCCTTTTGCCGCGACCACCCCGGTCAGCGTTTCGCGTGTCGGGCTGAAGGCGCAGGACGCCGAGAGCCTTGCCTCCTATTATCGCGCGGTCGTCGGCCTGCAGGAACTGAGCCGCGCCGATGGCGCGATCACGCTCGGCGCCGCCAACCGGCCGCTGCTGGTGCTTGAACAGGATTCTTCGGCCAAGCCGGACGATCCGCGCAGCGCCGGGCTTTTCCACACCGCTTTCCTTTTGCCATCGCGCGCCGATCTTGGCCGCTGGATCAGCCACGCCGCCGCCAGCCGCATCGGTATCGAGGGCGCGTCCGACCATCTGGTCAGCGAGGCGCTTTACCTGACCGACCCAGAGGGCAACGGCATCGAGATCTATGCGGATCGCCGCCCGCAAGACTGGAAGTGGAACGGCGACAAGATCGCCATGGCGACCGAGCGGCTGAACCTGCCGGCGGTGGTGGGCAGCGTGCCGGCGGGCGATGCCGGCTGGCAGGGCGCGCCGGAAAACACCATTGTCGGCCACGTTCACCTGCGCGTCGGCCGGCCGGAAGATGCCGAAGCCTGGTGGCATGACCAGTTCGGCTTCGACACCGTCGCCAAATATGGCGGCCAGGCGGTGTTCCTGTCGTCCGGCCATTACCACCACCATATCGGCGCCAATGCTTGGCAGAGCGCCGGCGCCGGCCGCCGCGACCCCTCCCGCTCGGGCCTCGCCTGGGTCGAGATGCGTTCGGACAATGTGAAGCAAGAGACGAGCCGAGAGGACCCGTGGGGCACGGTGATCAGGACCGTGCCTGGGAAGGCTTGA
- the purB gene encoding adenylosuccinate lyase, with the protein MIPRYSRPEMVATWSPETRFRIWFEIEAHACDALAELGVIPKEAARTIWEKGGAAKFDVAKIDEIERVTKHDVIAFLTHLAEFVGPDARFIHQGMTSSDVLDTCLAVQLTRASDILLADIDALLAALKRRAFEHKDTVTIGRSHGIHAEPTTFGVKLAQAYAEFSRCRERLVHAREDIATCAISGAVGTFANIEPYVEEHVAAKLGLKPEPVSTQVIPRDRHAMFFATLGVIASSVERLAVEIRHLQRTEVLEAEEYFSPGQKGSSAMPHKRNPVLTENLTGLARMVRSMALPAMEDVALWHERDISHSSVERMIGPDATVTLDFALARLTGVVDKLLVYPENMEKNLNKFRGLVHSQRVLLALTQAGLSREDSYRLVQRNAMKVWEHGADFLEELLADKDVTAALSEADLREKFDLGYHTKHVDTIFRRVFGEA; encoded by the coding sequence ATGATCCCTCGCTATTCCCGGCCGGAAATGGTCGCCACCTGGTCGCCCGAAACCCGCTTCCGCATCTGGTTCGAGATCGAGGCGCATGCCTGCGATGCGCTGGCCGAGTTAGGCGTCATTCCGAAGGAAGCGGCAAGGACCATCTGGGAGAAAGGCGGCGCGGCCAAATTCGACGTCGCCAAGATCGATGAGATCGAGCGCGTCACCAAGCATGACGTCATCGCTTTCCTGACCCATCTTGCCGAATTCGTCGGACCGGATGCCCGCTTCATTCACCAGGGCATGACGTCGTCGGACGTGCTCGACACCTGTCTTGCCGTGCAGTTGACGCGGGCCAGCGACATCCTGCTTGCCGACATCGACGCCCTGCTCGCGGCGCTGAAGCGCCGTGCTTTCGAGCACAAGGACACCGTCACCATCGGCCGCAGCCACGGCATCCATGCCGAGCCGACCACCTTCGGCGTCAAGCTGGCGCAGGCCTATGCCGAATTCTCGCGCTGCCGCGAGCGGCTGGTGCATGCGCGGGAGGACATCGCCACCTGCGCCATTTCCGGCGCGGTCGGCACTTTCGCCAACATCGAGCCTTATGTCGAAGAGCATGTGGCGGCAAAGCTTGGGCTGAAGCCGGAGCCGGTATCGACGCAGGTCATCCCGCGCGACCGCCACGCCATGTTCTTTGCAACGCTCGGCGTCATCGCCTCCTCGGTCGAACGCCTCGCCGTCGAGATCCGCCATCTGCAGCGCACCGAAGTGCTGGAAGCGGAAGAGTATTTCTCGCCGGGGCAGAAGGGCTCGTCGGCGATGCCGCACAAGCGCAACCCGGTGCTGACCGAGAACCTAACCGGCCTTGCCCGCATGGTGCGTTCGATGGCGCTGCCGGCCATGGAAGACGTGGCGCTCTGGCACGAGCGCGACATTTCGCATTCCTCGGTCGAGCGTATGATCGGGCCGGACGCGACGGTAACGCTGGACTTCGCGCTGGCACGCCTTACCGGCGTCGTCGACAAGTTGCTCGTCTACCCCGAGAACATGGAGAAGAACCTCAACAAGTTCCGCGGGCTTGTGCACTCCCAGCGTGTGCTGCTGGCGCTGACCCAGGCCGGCCTGTCGCGCGAGGACTCCTACCGCCTGGTGCAGCGCAACGCCATGAAGGTCTGGGAACACGGCGCCGATTTCCTTGAGGAACTGCTTGCCGACAAGGACGTGACGGCCGCGCTATCTGAAGCCGATCTGCGCGAAAAATTCGATCTCGGCTATCACACCAAGCATGTCGACACGATCTTCAGGCGGGTGTTCGGGGAGGCTTGA
- a CDS encoding DUF2171 domain-containing protein produces MSTDISKIRGHMEVIGADGVHIGTVDKVEGDRIKLTRADSGMGSHKGHHHYISLALVAEIDGQKVWLSANSDVAVTFEEEKSDPT; encoded by the coding sequence ATGAGCACCGACATCAGCAAGATACGCGGACATATGGAAGTGATCGGCGCCGATGGCGTCCATATCGGCACCGTCGACAAGGTCGAGGGTGACCGGATCAAGCTGACCAGGGCTGACAGCGGCATGGGCTCGCACAAGGGCCATCACCACTACATTTCGCTTGCCCTGGTCGCGGAGATCGACGGGCAGAAGGTATGGCTCTCCGCGAATTCCGATGTTGCGGTCACCTTCGAGGAAGAGAAATCCGATCCGACTTGA
- a CDS encoding P1 family peptidase, with translation MFRTGPRNLITDVAGLRVGNTADSKLKSGVTVVLCDEPAVAGFQVLGGAPGTRETDLLEPQNSIATIHAVVLSGGSAFGLDAASGVQAALREKNIGVEVGGFRVPIVPAAILFDLRNGGDKDWGRYPPYRDLGYEAVQAATVDFEIGTAGAGTGALTSGLKGGLGSASTVLDSRVTIGALAAVNPTGSATVGRSRHFWAAPFEIGDEFGGLGYPAPMPEEARKILLKYRDRRVGGHGEAASTTIAVIATDAVMTKAAAKRLAISAHDGFARAIWPTHTPADGDLVFALATGTSGIELGADAAIDLFAAAGATMARAISRGVYAATPANGDLFPVWSSR, from the coding sequence ATGTTCCGCACCGGACCGCGCAACCTCATCACCGACGTTGCCGGCCTTCGTGTCGGCAATACAGCCGATAGCAAGTTGAAATCCGGCGTCACGGTGGTGCTGTGCGATGAACCCGCCGTGGCCGGCTTCCAGGTGCTGGGCGGCGCGCCGGGCACGCGCGAGACCGATCTGCTCGAGCCGCAGAATTCGATCGCGACGATCCATGCCGTCGTCCTGTCCGGCGGCTCCGCCTTCGGTCTCGATGCCGCCTCCGGCGTGCAGGCGGCGCTGCGCGAGAAAAACATCGGTGTCGAGGTGGGCGGCTTCCGCGTGCCGATCGTGCCGGCCGCGATCCTGTTCGACCTGCGCAACGGCGGCGACAAGGATTGGGGCCGTTATCCGCCCTATCGCGACCTCGGCTATGAGGCTGTCCAGGCGGCGACAGTGGATTTCGAAATCGGCACGGCTGGCGCCGGCACCGGCGCGCTGACCTCGGGGCTGAAAGGCGGGCTGGGCTCCGCCTCGACTGTGCTCGACAGCCGCGTCACCATTGGCGCCCTCGCCGCCGTCAACCCGACCGGCTCGGCGACGGTCGGCCGGAGCCGCCATTTTTGGGCAGCACCCTTCGAGATCGGCGACGAGTTCGGCGGCCTGGGTTATCCCGCGCCGATGCCCGAAGAGGCCAGGAAGATCCTGCTGAAATACCGCGACAGGCGCGTCGGCGGGCATGGGGAAGCCGCCAGCACCACCATCGCCGTCATCGCCACGGACGCCGTCATGACCAAGGCCGCGGCCAAGCGGCTGGCGATTTCGGCGCATGACGGCTTCGCCCGCGCCATCTGGCCGACGCATACGCCGGCCGACGGCGATCTGGTGTTTGCGCTGGCGACCGGCACGAGCGGCATCGAACTCGGCGCCGACGCCGCGATCGACCTGTTCGCGGCGGCCGGCGCGACCATGGCGCGCGCGATCAGCCGCGGCGTATATGCCGCGACACCCGCGAACGGCGACCTGTTTCCGGTCTGGTCGTCGCGTTGA
- a CDS encoding branched-chain amino acid ABC transporter substrate-binding protein, whose product MRLLTTTIAALTTAIAALFWLAANADAETLVGVAAPLSGPSAILGKQVEAGAGLAAEANGIAFKAVDDACTAEGGAAAAREFVDAKANVVVGFLCTEAIEAALPILKDANISVITVGVRTESLTDRRAKTGWPVYRLGPRGDDERNAVAAKLTQLWRDDLFAIVDDGTIYGREMAETFRAAAEQAALKPAFVDTFRPQLDNQIGLVGRLKKAGATKVFAGGDGDDIAIMGRDAAQLDAGITFAGGENLRTPPGDVPYAVGTLMIAPPEWSEIADPKVMQAFAAKNIVPDGYALPAYAAVEVAKAALAGAESSGQPLADALTGHDFTTAIGTVRFDDKGDLSQNPFRVFRFDGTHFVPLEDK is encoded by the coding sequence ATGCGCCTTCTGACGACGACAATAGCCGCACTGACGACGGCGATAGCCGCGTTGTTTTGGCTGGCAGCGAACGCTGACGCCGAGACGCTGGTCGGCGTTGCCGCGCCGCTTTCCGGCCCATCGGCGATCCTCGGCAAGCAGGTCGAGGCCGGCGCCGGCCTGGCAGCCGAGGCAAACGGCATCGCGTTCAAGGCCGTCGACGATGCCTGCACCGCCGAGGGCGGCGCCGCTGCGGCACGGGAATTCGTCGACGCCAAGGCCAATGTCGTGGTCGGCTTCCTCTGCACAGAGGCGATCGAGGCCGCGCTGCCGATCCTGAAGGACGCCAACATATCGGTGATCACCGTCGGCGTGCGCACCGAAAGCCTGACCGACCGGCGCGCCAAGACCGGCTGGCCGGTCTACCGGCTCGGCCCGCGCGGCGACGATGAGCGCAACGCGGTCGCCGCCAAGCTCACCCAGCTCTGGCGCGACGACCTGTTCGCCATCGTCGACGACGGCACCATCTATGGCCGCGAGATGGCCGAGACCTTTCGCGCCGCGGCCGAGCAGGCGGCGCTGAAACCTGCCTTCGTCGACACGTTCCGGCCGCAGCTCGACAACCAGATCGGACTGGTCGGCCGGCTGAAGAAGGCCGGCGCGACAAAAGTGTTCGCCGGCGGCGACGGCGACGACATCGCCATCATGGGCCGCGACGCCGCCCAGCTCGATGCCGGCATCACCTTTGCCGGCGGCGAAAACCTGCGCACGCCGCCGGGCGATGTGCCCTATGCCGTCGGCACGCTGATGATCGCCCCGCCGGAATGGTCGGAGATCGCCGATCCCAAGGTGATGCAGGCTTTCGCCGCGAAGAACATCGTGCCCGACGGCTACGCGCTGCCGGCCTATGCGGCGGTCGAGGTCGCCAAGGCCGCGCTGGCTGGCGCGGAAAGCTCCGGCCAGCCACTCGCCGATGCGCTGACCGGCCATGATTTCACCACCGCGATCGGCACCGTTCGCTTCGACGACAAGGGCGACCTCAGCCAGAACCCGTTCCGCGTCTTCCGCTTCGACGGCACGCATTTCGTACCGCTGGAGGACAAGTGA
- a CDS encoding flavin reductase, whose protein sequence is MLKINDIGPQHYRDAMAHFAGHVHVVTTDGPGGKRGATVIAACSVSDTPPTVLVCLNRENAKNEAFVKNGKFALNTLASDQEAVSVGFSGVTGLPAEERFALAEWDVISTGAPTLKGALAVFDCEIIDAKDLATHRVLFGKVTGLRIGDNLRPLIYHNRGYHFL, encoded by the coding sequence GTGCTGAAAATCAATGATATCGGGCCGCAGCACTATCGCGATGCGATGGCGCATTTTGCCGGCCATGTGCATGTGGTGACGACGGACGGGCCCGGCGGCAAGAGGGGCGCGACGGTGATCGCCGCCTGTTCGGTTTCGGACACGCCGCCGACGGTGCTGGTTTGCCTCAACCGCGAGAACGCCAAGAACGAAGCTTTCGTCAAGAACGGCAAGTTCGCGCTCAACACGCTCGCATCGGACCAGGAAGCCGTCTCGGTCGGCTTTTCGGGCGTCACCGGCCTGCCGGCGGAGGAGCGCTTCGCGCTTGCCGAGTGGGATGTGATCTCGACCGGCGCGCCGACGCTGAAAGGCGCCCTTGCCGTGTTCGACTGCGAGATCATCGATGCCAAGGACCTTGCCACCCACCGTGTGCTTTTTGGCAAGGTGACAGGCCTGCGCATCGGCGATAATTTGCGCCCGCTGATCTACCACAACCGCGGCTACCATTTTCTTTGA
- a CDS encoding AAA family ATPase, translating into MTAPRPAPKSIDETLDLLTGADYVADRSLATVLFLSLRMKRPLFLEGEAGVGKTEIAKVLADALGRRLIRLQCYEGLDVSSAVYEWNYAAQMIEIRMEEAAGKVVRSDMERNVFSEKYLIRRPVLDALTGKAGAAPVFLIDELDRTDEAFEAFLLEILSDFQVTVPELGTIKAEEPPIVIITTNRTREIHDALKRRCLYHWVDYPNAERELEIVRRKVPQANRRLSAEVVSFIQKLRQVELFKAPGVAETIDWAGALTELDKVALDPETVSDTIGVLLKYQDDIARIGEGEGRRILNEVKAELSAAE; encoded by the coding sequence ATGACCGCGCCGCGCCCCGCGCCGAAATCGATCGACGAAACGCTCGATCTTTTGACCGGCGCGGATTATGTCGCGGACCGTTCGCTGGCGACCGTGCTGTTTTTGTCGCTGCGCATGAAGCGGCCCTTGTTCCTCGAAGGCGAGGCGGGTGTCGGCAAGACCGAGATCGCAAAGGTGCTGGCCGACGCGCTCGGCCGGCGGCTGATCCGCCTGCAATGCTATGAAGGGCTCGACGTCTCCTCGGCCGTCTATGAATGGAATTATGCCGCCCAGATGATCGAGATCCGCATGGAGGAGGCGGCCGGCAAGGTCGTGCGCTCCGACATGGAGCGGAACGTCTTTTCCGAGAAATACCTGATCCGCCGTCCGGTGCTCGATGCGCTGACCGGCAAGGCGGGCGCGGCGCCGGTGTTCCTCATCGACGAACTGGACCGCACGGACGAAGCGTTCGAGGCGTTCCTGCTCGAAATCCTGTCGGACTTCCAGGTGACCGTCCCGGAGCTCGGCACGATCAAGGCGGAAGAGCCGCCGATCGTCATCATCACAACCAACCGCACGCGCGAGATCCACGACGCGCTGAAGCGTCGCTGCCTCTATCATTGGGTCGACTACCCGAATGCCGAGCGCGAGCTGGAGATCGTGCGTCGCAAGGTGCCGCAAGCGAACCGACGGCTGTCGGCGGAGGTCGTGTCTTTCATCCAGAAGCTGCGCCAGGTCGAGCTGTTCAAGGCGCCCGGCGTCGCCGAAACCATTGATTGGGCCGGCGCGCTGACCGAACTCGACAAGGTGGCGCTGGATCCGGAGACAGTGTCGGACACGATCGGCGTGCTTTTGAAATACCAGGACGACATCGCCCGTATCGGCGAGGGCGAGGGCCGGCGCATCCTCAATGAGGTGAAGGCCGAGCTTTCGGCGGCGGAGTAG
- a CDS encoding vWA domain-containing protein — protein MPSPHPEPREATADGRIADNIVYFARALRKAGMRVGPASVKDAIEAVLAAGIGSRDDFYWTLHAVLVSRHEDHPVFDEAFRLFWKSRELIEKLLAMFSPVAPDDREKQKPRAAENRVSQAMFEGHRKNQPVREVPEIEVDARLTFSGNEVLRAKDFAQMDAAEMAEAKKAIAGLRLPFDLIRTRRFKAAAQGRRIDPRAMMRSASRTGGELILPKFRSPREVHPPLVVLADISGSMSQYTRIFLHFLHALTEKRRRVHAFVFGTRLTNLTRQMRHRDPDEALADCSAAVKDWSGGTRIGDTLAEFNRLWSRRVLGQGAVVLLITDGLERDDVTGLSQEVERLHKSCRRLIWLNPLLRFGGFEARARGVKAMLPHVDEFRAVHNLDALADLCASLDQRPAASVDPRRWLRTGGRQAA, from the coding sequence ATGCCGTCGCCGCATCCGGAACCAAGAGAAGCGACGGCTGACGGGCGCATCGCCGACAACATCGTCTATTTCGCCCGCGCCTTGCGCAAGGCCGGCATGCGCGTTGGCCCGGCCTCGGTGAAAGACGCCATCGAGGCGGTGCTTGCCGCCGGCATCGGCTCGCGCGACGATTTCTATTGGACGCTGCATGCGGTGCTCGTCTCGCGGCACGAGGATCATCCGGTCTTCGACGAGGCCTTCCGCCTGTTCTGGAAATCGCGAGAGCTGATCGAGAAGCTGCTGGCGATGTTTTCGCCTGTCGCGCCGGACGATCGCGAAAAGCAGAAGCCGCGAGCGGCCGAGAACCGCGTCAGCCAGGCGATGTTCGAAGGCCATCGGAAGAACCAGCCCGTGCGCGAAGTGCCGGAGATCGAAGTCGATGCGCGCCTCACCTTTTCCGGCAACGAGGTGCTGCGGGCCAAGGACTTTGCCCAGATGGATGCGGCGGAGATGGCCGAAGCCAAAAAGGCGATCGCGGGCTTGCGCCTGCCCTTCGATCTGATCCGCACGCGGCGCTTCAAGGCCGCCGCGCAGGGGCGCCGCATCGATCCGCGCGCCATGATGCGCTCGGCCTCCCGCACCGGCGGTGAGCTTATCCTGCCAAAATTCCGGTCGCCGCGCGAAGTGCATCCGCCACTGGTGGTGCTGGCCGACATTTCCGGCTCGATGAGCCAGTACACGCGCATCTTCCTGCATTTCCTGCACGCATTGACGGAAAAGCGCCGGCGCGTGCATGCCTTCGTCTTCGGCACGCGGCTGACCAACCTGACCCGTCAGATGCGCCATCGCGATCCGGACGAGGCGCTGGCCGATTGCTCGGCGGCGGTGAAGGACTGGTCGGGCGGCACCCGCATCGGCGACACGCTCGCCGAGTTCAACCGGTTGTGGTCGCGGCGCGTGCTGGGGCAGGGCGCGGTTGTGCTCCTCATCACCGACGGGCTGGAGCGCGACGACGTCACCGGCCTTTCGCAGGAGGTGGAGCGGCTGCATAAATCCTGCAGGCGGCTGATCTGGCTCAATCCGCTGTTGCGCTTCGGCGGGTTCGAGGCGCGCGCCCGCGGCGTCAAGGCGATGCTGCCGCATGTCGACGAGTTCCGCGCAGTGCACAATCTCGATGCGCTGGCCGATCTTTGCGCCTCTCTCGACCAGCGGCCGGCTGCTTCGGTCGATCCGCGCCGCTGGCTGCGAACTGGCGGGAGGCAGGCCGCGTAG
- a CDS encoding XdhC family protein: MDESIYLDEARDPLIIAEGWMKDGKDVAIATVVETWGSAPRPVGSHLVIDADGNFHGSVSGGCVEGAVVTEAIDVIDSGKAKMLEFGVADETAWQVGLSCGGRIKVYVERLG; the protein is encoded by the coding sequence ATGGATGAGAGCATTTATCTCGATGAGGCCCGCGATCCCCTGATCATCGCGGAAGGCTGGATGAAGGACGGCAAGGATGTCGCCATCGCGACCGTGGTCGAGACCTGGGGGTCGGCGCCGCGTCCGGTCGGCAGCCATCTGGTCATCGACGCCGATGGGAATTTCCATGGCTCGGTCTCCGGCGGTTGTGTCGAGGGCGCCGTGGTGACCGAGGCGATCGACGTCATCGATTCGGGCAAGGCGAAGATGTTGGAGTTCGGCGTCGCCGACGAAACCGCCTGGCAGGTAGGCCTTTCCTGCGGCGGCCGCATCAAGGTCTATGTCGAGCGGCTGGGCTGA
- a CDS encoding XdhC family protein yields the protein MDPYVLKTLNEERRARRAAVLVTELGDGRDRIVREGDHVAGDLGAAIANAFRTGNSRSVEAEGRTFFLNAHLPRPRLVVIGAVHISQALAPMARIAGYPVEIIDPRTAFATPERFPDVALHAEWPQDALERAPLDSYTALAAVTHDPKIDDFALKAALDARCFYVGALGSRKTHAKRIERLLALGAGADQIARIHAPIGLDIGAASPAEIAVAVLAQTIHAFRSRGLETKGAVA from the coding sequence GTGGATCCGTATGTCCTGAAGACGCTCAACGAAGAACGCCGCGCCCGCCGCGCCGCGGTGCTTGTCACCGAGCTTGGCGACGGCCGAGACCGCATCGTGCGCGAGGGCGACCATGTTGCAGGCGATCTCGGGGCGGCCATCGCCAATGCGTTCCGCACCGGAAATTCGCGATCGGTGGAAGCGGAAGGGCGGACCTTCTTTCTCAACGCGCATCTGCCGCGCCCACGCCTTGTGGTGATCGGCGCCGTGCATATCAGTCAGGCGCTGGCGCCGATGGCCAGGATCGCCGGCTATCCCGTCGAGATCATCGACCCGCGCACCGCCTTCGCCACGCCGGAACGATTTCCCGATGTCGCGCTGCATGCCGAATGGCCGCAGGATGCGCTGGAGCGCGCGCCGCTCGACAGCTATACCGCGCTCGCCGCCGTCACCCACGATCCGAAGATCGACGATTTCGCGCTGAAGGCGGCGCTCGACGCGCGGTGCTTCTATGTCGGGGCGCTCGGCAGCCGCAAGACCCACGCCAAGCGTATCGAACGCCTGCTGGCGCTCGGCGCCGGCGCCGACCAGATCGCCCGCATCCACGCGCCGATCGGCCTCGATATCGGTGCTGCCAGTCCGGCCGAGATCGCCGTCGCCGTCCTTGCGCAGACCATCCACGCCTTCCGCTCGCGCGGTCTCGAAACGAAAGGCGCCGTGGCGTGA
- a CDS encoding NTP transferase domain-containing protein: MKFGPVPIDEAEGAVLAHATAAGEKRFRKAHRLSREDIAALKAAGIGEVVAAVLAENDLGEDAAAATIAAAMSHRNIEVKPAATGRVNLHAGAAGVFTVDAGMIDAINAVDPAITIATLAQHAPVEKGQMVATVKIIPFAVAASLVDNVARICAGREIFAVNAYRPITVGVIQTVLPGVKPSVLDKTLRVTEARLARSGGRLTAERRTPHEIAPVAAAATQLARDNDMVVIFGASAMSDFADVVPAAIERAGGTVVRAGMPVDPGNLLVLGTLDGKRVVGAPGCARSPKENGFDWVLDRLVAGLEVTAGDIAGMGVGGLLMEIPTRPQPREPAPQPARSALKVDIVLLAAGRSSRMGGPNKLLALFDGEPLVRRTAGRALGSKAAGTIVVTGHQRDRVRSALGGLSVTFADNPDFVDGLASSLKTGIAKVATDAAGAMIVLGDMPGVSSTDLDSLIDAFRRSGGHAVVRASHQGKRGNPVLLPRSLFAAVAQLEGDTGARHLVEAEGLDVIDVEIGQGASIDVDTREALEGAGGVLQD; the protein is encoded by the coding sequence GTGAAATTCGGACCGGTTCCGATCGATGAGGCGGAAGGGGCGGTGCTGGCGCATGCGACCGCCGCCGGTGAAAAACGGTTCCGCAAGGCGCACCGGCTGAGCCGTGAGGATATCGCGGCGCTCAAAGCCGCGGGCATCGGTGAAGTCGTCGCCGCGGTTCTTGCCGAGAACGATCTCGGCGAGGATGCCGCCGCCGCGACGATCGCGGCCGCCATGAGCCACCGCAACATCGAGGTTAAGCCGGCCGCGACCGGGCGGGTGAATTTGCATGCGGGAGCCGCAGGCGTCTTTACCGTCGACGCCGGAATGATCGATGCCATCAATGCCGTCGATCCGGCCATCACCATCGCGACGCTGGCGCAGCATGCACCGGTCGAGAAGGGCCAGATGGTGGCGACTGTGAAGATCATCCCCTTTGCCGTCGCCGCAAGCCTGGTGGACAACGTGGCGAGGATCTGCGCCGGCCGCGAGATATTTGCCGTCAACGCCTATCGCCCCATCACCGTCGGCGTCATCCAGACGGTGCTTCCCGGCGTCAAGCCGAGCGTGCTCGACAAGACGCTGCGCGTCACCGAGGCGCGGCTGGCGCGTTCCGGCGGCCGGCTGACGGCCGAACGGCGCACGCCGCACGAGATTGCGCCCGTCGCGGCGGCCGCAACCCAGCTGGCGCGCGACAACGACATGGTGGTGATCTTCGGGGCATCGGCGATGAGCGACTTCGCCGATGTCGTGCCGGCCGCGATCGAGCGCGCAGGCGGTACAGTCGTCCGCGCGGGCATGCCGGTCGACCCCGGCAATCTGCTTGTATTGGGAACGCTCGACGGCAAGCGTGTCGTCGGCGCGCCGGGATGCGCGCGCAGCCCGAAGGAGAATGGCTTCGACTGGGTGCTCGATCGCCTGGTTGCCGGGCTCGAGGTGACCGCGGGCGATATTGCCGGCATGGGCGTCGGCGGGCTTTTGATGGAAATCCCGACCAGGCCGCAGCCACGCGAACCGGCGCCGCAGCCGGCAAGGTCGGCGCTGAAAGTCGATATCGTGCTGCTGGCCGCCGGCCGTTCGAGCCGCATGGGCGGGCCGAACAAGCTTCTGGCGCTGTTCGACGGCGAGCCACTGGTGCGCCGCACCGCCGGGCGTGCGCTGGGCTCGAAGGCCGCCGGCACCATTGTCGTCACAGGCCATCAGCGCGACCGCGTGCGTTCGGCGCTTGGCGGTCTCAGCGTAACATTCGCGGACAATCCCGATTTCGTCGACGGCCTTGCCTCGTCGTTGAAGACAGGAATCGCGAAGGTCGCGACCGATGCGGCCGGCGCCATGATCGTGCTTGGCGACATGCCCGGCGTTTCGTCGACGGACCTCGATAGCCTGATCGATGCGTTTCGCCGCTCCGGCGGTCACGCCGTGGTGCGCGCCTCGCATCAGGGCAAGCGCGGTAATCCGGTGCTTTTGCCGCGATCGCTTTTCGCGGCCGTCGCGCAACTCGAGGGCGACACCGGGGCGCGGCATCTGGTCGAAGCCGAGGGTCTCGACGTCATCGATGTCGAGATCGGGCAGGGCGCCTCGATCGACGTCGACACGCGCGAGGCGCTGGAAGGGGCGGGCGGCGTTCTGCAGGATTGA